In Hwangdonia lutea, a single window of DNA contains:
- a CDS encoding succinate dehydrogenase/fumarate reductase iron-sulfur subunit: MNLTLKIWRQKDSNAKGQMVDYKVADISEHMSFLEMMDVLNEQLVNSGEEPIAFDHDCREGICGTCSMFINGEPHGPDRGITTCQLHMRSFKDGDTITIEPFRAAAFPVIKDLVVDRTSFERIQQAGGYISVNTSGNTQDANAIPISKHDADEAMDAAACIGCGACVATCKNSSAMLFVGAKVSQYALLPQGQVEAADRVRNMVDQMDLEGFGNCTNTGACEIECPKGISLENIARMNRELMKANI; encoded by the coding sequence ATGAATTTAACACTTAAAATTTGGAGACAAAAAGACTCAAATGCAAAGGGTCAAATGGTCGATTATAAAGTTGCTGATATTTCAGAGCACATGTCTTTTTTAGAAATGATGGATGTTTTGAACGAACAGTTAGTAAACTCTGGCGAAGAACCCATAGCCTTTGATCACGATTGTCGTGAGGGCATTTGCGGTACGTGTTCTATGTTTATAAATGGAGAACCACATGGTCCAGACCGAGGCATAACCACGTGCCAATTGCACATGCGGTCCTTTAAAGATGGCGACACCATTACAATCGAACCGTTTAGAGCTGCGGCATTTCCTGTAATTAAGGATTTGGTGGTTGATAGAACGTCGTTTGAGCGCATCCAACAAGCCGGTGGTTACATTTCTGTTAATACATCTGGTAATACCCAAGATGCCAACGCTATTCCAATTTCAAAACACGATGCCGATGAAGCCATGGATGCTGCGGCATGTATTGGCTGTGGTGCTTGTGTGGCTACTTGTAAAAACTCAAGTGCCATGCTATTTGTTGGTGCAAAAGTGTCTCAATACGCTTTACTTCCTCAAGGTCAAGTTGAGGCTGCCGATCGTGTTAGAAACATGGTAGATCAAATGGATTTAGAAGGTTTTGGAAACTGTACCAATACCGGTGCTTGCGAAATTGAATGCCCTAAAGGGATTTCTTTAGAAAACATTGCTCGTATGAATAGAGAGCTCATGAAGGCTAATATTTAG